CACGAACGCTTCGACCGAATGGCTTGAAGCCGTGGACGACGATTGGTACGACAAGCTCAGTTAAAACATTCCGGCGGTCTCAACAGGACGGCACGCGAGTCATATGGGAACGAGACCCCAATCGCCATCAGACAATCAACGAAAGGAATCATCGATGTCGCAAAAAGTCGTTTTGGTCACCGGAGCCAGCTCCGGATTTGGCAAAGGCGCGGCAAAAGCGCTCCTTGACAGAAACTACGTGGTATACGCAAGCTCAAGACGGCTGGACCGTCTGAAAGATCTGGAACAAGAAGGCGCGATCCCCCTTCCCATGGATATCACCAACCCAGCCGAAGTCAATGCGGGGATAAGAACGATCATGAGGCAAAGCGGACGTATCGACGCGCTCGTGAACAGCGCCGGATACGGCGGATATGGGGCGATGGAAGACGTGCCATTGGAGGAAGCCCGCAAACAGTTCGACGTGAACGTGTTCGGCCTCGCCATGGTCACGAAAGCCGTATTGCCCCATATGAGGGAAAACGGCGGCAACATCGTCAACCTATCCTCAGGAGCGGGTTTTTCGACGTTCCCCATGGGCGGCTGGTATTCCGCATCCAAACATGCGGTGGAAGCCCTTAGTGATGCTTTGCGATGCGAAGTGGAACGGTTCGGCATCCACGTCTCCTTAATCGAGCCGGGCTCCGTCAAGACGGAATTCATGGACGTAGCGATGAGGCACTTCAACGCATTGAAACACGGTGAGGCATATCAGGAACAAGCGCTGAAATTCAAAGACAGTTTTATCCGAAGCTACGAGAACGCCCCCACTCCCGAAGTGGTGGTAGAGGCAATAGTGAAGGCGGTGACCAGCGATAGGCCGAAAACAAGATACAAGGTGGCCGGCGCGAGCCTGTTGTCTTTTATGAAGAAGACGCTCCCCGATAAGGCATTTGACGCGATAGGTTCCATCGCCATGGGCCAATAGTATGTTCTGCGCCTGCCGGTGCTAGGCTTGGGCTCGGAACGCAAGGAGGTCTGATCGTTATGGGGGAGATCGTCAGCCGTATCGTATTCATTGGGTGTATGGTGTTGGCGCTGGCGTGTGTCGTCTACGCCATGGCCGTGCTCGGCACGAATTCCGGCACCGGCTTCTGGATGGCCTGGCTGGCGTTCGCCGTGTTCTTCGCGTTGTTGGGGTTCAGTTTTCCGTTCCATTGGTGGGCGATGATGCCGAAGCTCGCGCGCAATGCGATCGTCGCGGTGCTGGTTGTGGGCGCATTGTGCTTCGGCGTGGTGGAGGCGCGCATCATCGCCGCGATGAATACCACCGCCGCTGACGGACTCGACTATGTGATCGTATTGGGTGCACAGGTGCGCGAAAGCGGACCCAGCCGCGTGCTCAGGTACCGACTGGACACGGCGATCGACTATCTGAACGACAATCCTCAGGCCATATGCGTCGTCTCCGGCGGGCAGGGCGCCAACGAACCGTTCCCCGAAGCGCAGGGCATGGCGGAATATCTCGAGGAACACGGCATCAGCGGCGAGCGCATCCTTGAGGAGAGCGAATCCACCACCACCGAGGAGAACATCCGATACAGCCTCAAACTGATAGATGAAGCGTCGGCTGACGGGGCTCCAGGCCCGGCGGATGCCTCCGTGGGGCTGGTCACCAATAATTTCCATATGTTCCGCGCGCTGCAGATCGCGCACGCCCAAGGACTGCCGCAGGCGCAGGGATTGCCGGCCGGTTCCCCTCCCGACATGCTGGTCAACAACATGGTGCGCGAGTTCTTCGCCGAGATCAAATTCCTTCTGCGCTCATTGGCCGGCTGACGGCCCGCTTCGCCGCCCCGCGGATTCAGATGACGATGCCGTTGCAGTGGTCGACCTCGTGTTGGATGATCTGCGCGGTCCAACCGGTGAAGGTGGCGTGGCGCGCACGCAGGCGACGGTCCTGATAGTCGACTTCGATGCGGTGGTAGCGTAGTGTGCGGCGTTCGCCGTCCAGAGACAGGCAGCCTTCCTCGGTGTCGAACGCGCCGTCGCAGGCGGTAATCACCGGATTGAACATCACGCTGATGCGCCCGTCCATCTCCTCATCCACGAACGCGATGATCCGCTTGTCCACTCCGATCATATTCGCCGCCATGCCGACGCAGCGCGACCGGTTGGCCTCCAGCGTATCCACCAGATCCCGCGCCACGGACTCATCGCCGGGACCGGCCTCGGCGCACGGCATGCGCAGGAACGAACGGGAGGTCATAATCGGGCGCTGCATCACCACTCCTTGCCTTGACGACGGTCACGAATCAGCCGTACGAAACGGCACCGTCCCATGCTATCCCACCAAATGATGGAATGGCATCCCACGCCTCCGAACAATGAGGCATTGTAGGATCTCCCGCCGCGGTGTCTGGGGCAAATCAGGAACGGGGAACCAGCGTTTTCTTCGCAAGCTCCAGCACCACATCCGCGCCTTTGACGACCTGACTGCTATGCGTGACGACGATCACGCATTTGTTCTCCTCGTGCGCGCGCTTCTGAAGGATGGAGATGATCTCCGCCGCCATCTGCTCGTCCAGATTTCCGGTCGGCTCGTCCCCCAGGATCACCGGCGTATCGGCCGCCATCGCCCGCGCGATGGCCACTCGCTGCTGCTGGCCGCCGGATAATTGCATCACGTTCCGCTTGGCCTCTTCCGCGCTGATTCCCAGCTTTTCCAGAACCTCGACTCCGGCTTTGGGCTGCACCAGACGCACGTTCTCCAACGCCGTCAGATAATCGATCAGATTGTAGCTTTGGAAAACCAAGGACACGTGCTCTCTGCGATGCCGCTCGAATCCGCCCTGCGCGATGTCCTCTCCGCGGAACAGCACCTTTCCGGTGGTCGGTTCATCAAGTCCCGCAAGAAGCGACAGAAGCGTCGACTTTCCCGCGCCGGACTTTCCGACGATCGCATAGAATTTCCCCGGCTCAAAGGTCTGCGTCACATTGTTCAGAACCTGTTTCCCACCTTCGTTGTGGTAGCTGTATCCCACTTGCCGTAACTGCAACATGTTGCCATCCTCCTAATCGATTTGCGTCAAGATCGTTTTCGCGTTTTTGGTCATGATTCCCAGAGCGGACACGACGAGGGACACCAACACCGTCCC
Above is a window of Bifidobacterium eulemuris DNA encoding:
- a CDS encoding YdcF family protein translates to MGEIVSRIVFIGCMVLALACVVYAMAVLGTNSGTGFWMAWLAFAVFFALLGFSFPFHWWAMMPKLARNAIVAVLVVGALCFGVVEARIIAAMNTTAADGLDYVIVLGAQVRESGPSRVLRYRLDTAIDYLNDNPQAICVVSGGQGANEPFPEAQGMAEYLEEHGISGERILEESESTTTEENIRYSLKLIDEASADGAPGPADASVGLVTNNFHMFRALQIAHAQGLPQAQGLPAGSPPDMLVNNMVREFFAEIKFLLRSLAG
- a CDS encoding peptide deformylase translates to MQRPIMTSRSFLRMPCAEAGPGDESVARDLVDTLEANRSRCVGMAANMIGVDKRIIAFVDEEMDGRISVMFNPVITACDGAFDTEEGCLSLDGERRTLRYHRIEVDYQDRRLRARHATFTGWTAQIIQHEVDHCNGIVI
- a CDS encoding ABC transporter ATP-binding protein, whose amino-acid sequence is MLQLRQVGYSYHNEGGKQVLNNVTQTFEPGKFYAIVGKSGAGKSTLLSLLAGLDEPTTGKVLFRGEDIAQGGFERHRREHVSLVFQSYNLIDYLTALENVRLVQPKAGVEVLEKLGISAEEAKRNVMQLSGGQQQRVAIARAMAADTPVILGDEPTGNLDEQMAAEIISILQKRAHEENKCVIVVTHSSQVVKGADVVLELAKKTLVPRS
- a CDS encoding oxidoreductase, whose product is MSQKVVLVTGASSGFGKGAAKALLDRNYVVYASSRRLDRLKDLEQEGAIPLPMDITNPAEVNAGIRTIMRQSGRIDALVNSAGYGGYGAMEDVPLEEARKQFDVNVFGLAMVTKAVLPHMRENGGNIVNLSSGAGFSTFPMGGWYSASKHAVEALSDALRCEVERFGIHVSLIEPGSVKTEFMDVAMRHFNALKHGEAYQEQALKFKDSFIRSYENAPTPEVVVEAIVKAVTSDRPKTRYKVAGASLLSFMKKTLPDKAFDAIGSIAMGQ